The following coding sequences lie in one Glycine soja cultivar W05 chromosome 16, ASM419377v2, whole genome shotgun sequence genomic window:
- the LOC114390599 gene encoding elongation factor 1-alpha-like, which translates to MGKEKVHINIVVIGHVDSGKSTTTGHLIYKLGGIDKRVIERFEKEAAEMNKRSFKYAWVLDKLKAERERGITIDIALWKFETTKYYCTVIDAPGHRDFIKNMITGTSQADCAVLIIDSTTGGFEAGISKDGQTREHALLAFTLGVKQMICCCNKMDATTPKYSKARYEEIVKEVSSYLKKVGYNPDKIPFVPISGFEGDNMIERSTNLDWYKGPTLLEALDQINEPKRPSDKPLRLPLQDVYKIGGIGTVPVGRVETGVLKPGMVVTFAPTGLTTEVKSVEMHHEALQEALPGDNVGFNVKNVAVKDLKRGFVASNSKDDPAKEAANFTSQVIIMNHPGQIGNGYAPVLDCHTSHIAVKFAELVTKIDRRSGKEIEKEPKFLKNGDAGYVKMIPTKPMVVETFSEYPPLGRFAVRDMRQTVAVGVIKSVEKKDPTGAKVTKAAQKKK; encoded by the exons ATGGGTAAAGAGAAGGTTCACATTAACATTGTGGTCATTGGCCATGTTGACTCTGGGAAGTCAACCACCACTGGCCACTTGATTTACAAGCTTGGAGGTATTGACAAGCGTGTTATTGAGAGGTTTGAGAAAGAAGCTGCTGAGATGAACAAGAGGTCATTCAAATACGCCTGGGTGCTTGACAAGCTTAAGGCTGAGCGTGAGAGAGGAATTACCATTGATATTGCATTATGGAAGTTTGAGACCACCAAATACTACTGCACTGTTATTGATGCTCCAGGACATCGTGATTTCATCAAGAACATGATTACTGGAACTTCCCAGGCTGATTGTGCTGTCCTTATCATTGATTCCACAACTGGTGGTTTTGAAGCTGGTATTTCCAAAGATGGACAGACTCGCGAGCATGCTCTACTTGCCTTCACCCTTGGTGTCAAGCAAATGATCTGTTGCTGTAACAAG ATGGATGCCACTACCCCAAAGTACTCTAAGGCCAGGTATGAAGAAATTGTGAAGGAAGTTTCTTCCTACTTGAAGAAGGTAGGTTACAACCCAGACAAGATTCCATTTGTTCCCATCTCAGGTTTTGAGGGTGACAACATGATTGAGAGGTCCACCAATCTTGATTGGTACAAGGGACCAACCCTTCTCGAGGCTCTTGACCAGATCAATGAGCCCAAGAGACCCTCAGACAAGCCTTTGAGGCTTCCCTTGCAGGATGTCTACAAGATTGGTGGTATTGGAACAGTGCCAGTGGGACGAGTTGAAACTGGTGTCTTGAAGCCCGGTATGGTGGTGACTTTTGCTCCCACTGGCCTGACAACTGAAGTTAAGTCTGTGGAGATGCACCATGAAGCTCTCCAGGAGGCCCTTCCAGGTGACAACGTAGGATTTAATGTGAAGAATGTTGCAGTCAAGGATCTCAAGCGTGGTTTTGTTGCCTCAAACTCTAAGGATGATCCTGCCAAGGAGGCTGCCAACTTCACATCCCAAGTCATTATAATGAACCATCCTGGCCAAATTGGAAATGGTTATGCTCCTGTGCTTGACTGCCACACTTCTCACATTGCCGTCAAGTTTGCCGAACTTGTGACCAAGATTGACAGGCGATCTGGTAAGGAGATTGAGAAGGAGCCCAAATTCTTGAAAAATGGAGATGCAGGTTATGTTAAGATGATTCCCACCAAGCCTATGGTGGTCGAAACTTTCTCCGAGTATCCTCCTCTTGGTCGTTTTGCCGTGAGGGACATGCGACAAACTGTGGCTGTTGGAGTCATCAAGAGTGTGGAGAAGAAGGACCCAACTGGAGCCAAGGTCACCAAGGCTGCACAGAAGAAGAAGTGA